Proteins encoded in a region of the Anopheles aquasalis chromosome 2, idAnoAquaMG_Q_19, whole genome shotgun sequence genome:
- the LOC126570517 gene encoding uncharacterized protein LOC126570517 isoform X2: MLAMHHMTPVEVTQISNLHTLILEINREVALFRDLLIHVGQSRDCPELREKIRKLRRSCVEACKHTAALILPQIRTAIAEGILTDNPHLVLLFYLAQLFLRELIKSHRLVQVIPMDMSGYYENRAGPSNLGNVISQILLCKQITPDFNQEELCSITKDSQEIARILQDLQEFMPQQETYLEKTIALTNEINGPWPAKRRRGSLYKNMGLLCCVSRPNYL, translated from the exons CTCATTCTCGAAATTAACAGAGAAGTGGCACTGTTCCGGGACCTGCTCATTCACGTCGGCCAGTCAAGGGACTGTCCTGAGCTGCGGGAGAAAATACGGAAGCTGCGCCGATCCTGCGTCGAAGCCTGCAAGCATACCGCCGCCCTAATACTGCCCCAAATTCGAAC GGCCATCGCCGAAGGCATCCTCACCGATAACCCccatctggtgctgctgttctacCTTGCTCAACTGTTTCTTAGAGAATTAATCAAAAGCCATCGGCTGGTGCAGGTCATACCGATGGATATGTCCGGCTATTACG AAAATCGTGCCGGACCGTCGAACCTGGGCAACGTGATAAGTCAGATACTGCTCTGCAAGCAAATAACGCCCGACTTCAACCAGGAGGAGCTGTGCAGCATCACCAAGGACTCGCAGGAGATTGCCCGAATACTGCAGGACCTGCAGGAGTTTATGCCCCAGCAGGAGACCTACCTGG agAAAACAATCGCCCTGACGAACGAAATCAACGGACCGTGGCCAGCGAAACGGCGCCGTGGTTCACTGTACAAAAACATGGGACTCCTGTGCTGCGTTTCACGTCCGAACTACCTATGA